In one Paramisgurnus dabryanus chromosome 21, PD_genome_1.1, whole genome shotgun sequence genomic region, the following are encoded:
- the hoxc13a gene encoding homeobox protein Hox-C13a produces the protein MTTSLVLHPRWADTLMYLYEKSPNENNQNKSQIMEGLSGNCPATHCRDLISHPALGRHSGTIATHQGSVYSDISSADTGRQCPAPQTSSSASLSYGYPFGNPYYGCRLSHSHNVNLQQKPCSYHPAEKYAEPSTTLPTEELSSRAKEFAFYPSFASSYQAVPGYLDMSVVPSISAHPEPRHDALIPMEGYQHWALSNGWDGQVYCSKEQTQSSHLWKSPFPDVVPLQPEVSSYRRGRKKRVPYTKLQLKELEKEYAASKFITKDKRRRISATTNLSERQVTIWFQNRRVKEKKFVSKSKTNNHMHT, from the exons ATGACGACTTCGCTGGTCCTGCATCCACGCTGGGCGGACACCTTGATGTACCTGTATGAAAAAAGCCCGAATGAAAATAATCAGAATAAAAGCCAAATTATGGAGGGATTAAGCGGGAATTGCCCTGCGACTCACTGCAGGGACCTGATCTCACACCCTGCGTTGGGAAGGCATTCCGGCACCATAGCGACTCACCAGGGATCCGTGTACTCGGATATATCTTCCGCTGACACAGGGCGACAGTGCCCCGCTCCACAAACGTCATCTAGCGCCTCTCTGAGTTACGGCTACCCATTTGGAAACCCTTACTACGGCTGCAGATTATCTCACTCGCACAACGTGAACTTACAGCAGAAACCTTGCTCGTACCACCCTGCAGAGAAATATGCCGAGCCGAGCACCACTTTACCCACAGAGGAGCTCTCCAGCAGGGCAAAGGAGTTTGCTTTCTACCCGAGCTTTGCCAGCTCGTACCAGGCAGTTCCAGGATATCTTGACATGTCGGTGGTTCCCAGTATTAGCGCACATCCAGAGCCACGTCACGATGCGTTGATCCCAATGGAGGGATATCAACACTGGGCTCTGTCGAATGGCTGGGATGGGCAGGTGTACTGTTCAAAAGAGCAAACACAGTCTTCTCATCTTTGGAAATCTCCATTCCCAG aTGTCGTTCCATTGCAGCCCGAAGTCAGCAGTTATCGTCGAGGGCGCAAAAAACGTGTACCTTACACCAAGCTCCAACTGAAGGAACTGGAAAAGGAGTATGCAGCAAGCAAATTTATCACCAAAGATAAGAGACGGCGCATCTCTGCTACAACCAACCTTTCAGAACGGCAGGTTACTATTTGGTTCCAGAACCGCAGAGTGAAGGAGAAGAAGTTTGTCAGTAAATCCAAGACAAATAATCATATGCACACTTGA